Proteins found in one Mangifera indica cultivar Alphonso chromosome 15, CATAS_Mindica_2.1, whole genome shotgun sequence genomic segment:
- the LOC123197412 gene encoding uncharacterized protein LOC123197412, which translates to MGFIFTPKLKSKTGNNENWGMGLLLVFFPEDKNDSFLQKNNTLLSSSSSSIRRTNSSALFTKAQSTISICALFVFLTLLLFTLSTFEPSVNIPNSITTPRRFLSQKSPSSNTFSSFLKLPGYFGSDKRNNETTSFALQGMGTLYRRGTIAMSDLVVAHVIEDVKENEFRLFLRLLHRSGLTARADVAFLFGSSSLLLKFSPLIHEENESFLKLVQHYKGSNDTSSKHLVLSFDITQFVKAAKKEMPEPLWGKKIRGNLSNSVEDGDQGESNRVNYGSLVGFEVSELDPENSLAGFLDHVPIGLRRWACYPMLLGRVRRNFKHIALIDVKNMVVVDDPLGRVRNRSLDSVHVTMKQDEKHKKRNSDKTQSHHQANSAIIMGGTRGVRRLSSVVLTEIVRAAMQHKKNSVTESGILNRVVGNEHISKNIDLVTSSESIRYTSSLSGSRSKSSLGSFGLLQRGNSNSNDDVIDSIIMKQICYCEEDSSVYKNC; encoded by the coding sequence ATGGGTTTCATTTTCACTCCAAAACTCAAATCTAAAACCGGCAATAACGAGAACTGGggcatgggtttgcttctggtcTTTTTTCCTGAAGATAAAAACGATTCCTTTCTCCAGAAAAACAATACccttttatcttcttcttcgtcttcgaTTAGACGAACAAACTCTAGTGCTTTGTTTACAAAAGCTCAATCGACTATTTCCATTTGTGctctctttgtttttcttaCACTACTTCTCTTCACTCTCTCCACTTTCGAACCCTCTGTGAACATTCCCAATTCTATCACAACCCCACGGagatttttatctcaaaaatcTCCTTCCTCAAACacattctcttctttcttgaAATTGCCCGGTTATTTTGGTAGCGATAAGCGAAATAATGAAACGACGTCGTTTGCGTTACAAGGGATGGGGACTCTGTACAGGCGTGGGACGATAGCCATGAGTGATCTCGTTGTTGCTCATGTTATTGAAGatgttaaagaaaatgaatttcgtTTGTTTTTGAGACTTTTGCATCGCTCTGGCCTTACTGCTAGAGCTGATGTTGCTTTCCTCTTTGGTTCTTCGTCTTTGTTGTTAAAGTTTAGTCCTTTAATTCATGAAGAGAACGAATCGTTCTTGAAACTCGTTCAACATTACAAGGGATCGAATGATACGAGTTCTAAGCACCTAGTGTTGAGTTTTGATATAACTCAGTTTGTCAAAGCGGCGAAGAAAGAAATGCCGGAGCCTCTATGGGGTAAGAAAATTCGAGGGAATCTGAGTAACTCGGTGGAAGATGGTGATCAAGGTGAGTCAAATCGGGTGAATTATGGATCCTTAGTGGGTTTTGAAGTGAGCGAGTTAGACCCAGAGAACTCACTCGCTGGATTTCTTGATCACGTTCCAATTGGTCTGAGGAGATGGGCTTGTTACCCAATGCTACTCGGCCGAGTCAGGCGAAATTTCAAGCATATAGCTTTAATAGATGTGAAAAACATGGTGGTTGTCGATGACCCACTGGGCCGAGTCAGGAATCGGAGCCTTGACTCAGTGCATGTCACAATGAAACAAGATGAAAAGCACAAAAAACGAAACTCGGACAAAACTCAGTCTCATCACCAGGCGAACTCAGCAATAATAATGGGTGGAACTCGGGGAGTGCGGAGGCTTTCGAGTGTCGTTTTAACAGAAATAGTCAGAGCCGCCATGCAACACAAGAAGAACTCAGTGACTGAGTCAGGGATATTGAACCGAGTCGTGGGCAACGAACACATTTCAAAGAACATCGATTTGGTTACGTCAAGTGAGTCAATACGATATACGAGTTCACTCAGTGGGTCAAGGTCAAAGTCAAGTTTGGGGAGTTTTGGATTATTACAACGCGGTAATAGTAATAGTAATGATGATGTCATCGATTCTATAATTATGAAGCAAATATGTTATTGTGAAGAAGATTCTTCtgtttataaaaattgttaa